A region of Paenibacillus thiaminolyticus DNA encodes the following proteins:
- a CDS encoding BMC domain-containing protein, producing the protein MECRIIKSPSKGTLDILLRRRGAPSSREVPQCDAVGLVQGRLIDMVWAADAAEKVAGVTVEDIRGSCPQNMILLAIFGDTASVEDAIAEIKRRSGKAGRKDCYDCG; encoded by the coding sequence GTGGAATGTCGGATTATTAAATCTCCTTCTAAGGGGACGCTGGACATTTTGCTGCGTCGCAGAGGAGCGCCCAGTAGTCGGGAAGTTCCCCAATGCGACGCAGTCGGACTGGTGCAGGGAAGGCTGATTGATATGGTATGGGCTGCTGATGCAGCTGAAAAAGTGGCGGGCGTAACAGTGGAGGATATTCGTGGCAGCTGCCCGCAGAACATGATTCTTCTCGCCATTTTTGGTGACACGGCTTCCGTAGAGGACGCCATCGCCGAGATTAAGCGGAGGAGCGGAAAAGCGGGGAGGAAGGACTGCTATGATTGCGGCTGA
- a CDS encoding EutN/CcmL family microcompartment protein, with protein sequence MGMKLMLAEVIGGSDDGRRLIVVDTIGAGIGDRVIVCTGSSARKMLHTDDVPVDAVVVGIIDADCVFE encoded by the coding sequence GTGGGAATGAAACTGATGCTGGCCGAGGTGATTGGCGGAAGCGACGACGGGCGCCGCTTGATTGTAGTCGATACGATCGGCGCTGGAATAGGCGATCGAGTGATTGTCTGCACCGGCTCTTCGGCCCGCAAAATGCTGCATACAGACGATGTTCCTGTGGATGCCGTCGTCGTCGGCATCATTGACGCAGACTGCGTGTTCGAATAA